A genomic window from Vanessa cardui chromosome Z, ilVanCard2.1, whole genome shotgun sequence includes:
- the LOC124543278 gene encoding uncharacterized protein LOC124543278: protein MWRWLVVWQASLLLVSGTLDMRYLNSRYASSQFDCFDYPVAMPIRSFETGWGLARKPAIEKYRSNPTPYIPGLSRRIDFLLPNREDIVKEHAKLVQDINGLRQVMFVAPLADEPKDYEDSIFPEIIETSSTTTSRPTTTKPSRPTKGIPIVLLGGATRKHTIKSPPPKNHRQTLSLIGTSVTPLVRHPYPFITAASSRQPVRICMSSPFPYTSTTHRPSLWERLFKSIIPR, encoded by the exons ATGTGGCGGTGGTTGGTGGTGTGGCAGGCGTCGTTGTTGTTAGTGAGTGGTACTTTGGACATGCGGTATTTGAACTCGCGCTATGCCAGTTCGCAG ttcGACTGCTTCGACTATCCGGTTGCAATGCCGATTAGATCATTTGAGACAG GCTGGGGTCTAGCGAGAAAACCTGCAATAGAAAAGTACCGATCAAATCCAACACCGTATATTCCTGGATTATCAAGGAGAATAGACTTCCTCTTACCCAACCGCGAGGATATTGTGAAAGAACACGCTAAATTAGTCCAAGATATAAATGGTCTCCGGCAAGTTATGTTTGTCGCTCCGTTGGCTGACGAGCCAAAAGACTACGAGGACTCCATATTCCCTGAAATCATTGAGACATCCTCTACTACCACGAGCAGGCCGACGACTACAAAACCCTCTAGACCGACGAAGGGTATTCCAATTGTCTTATTGGGTGGTGCAACTCGTAAGCATACAATAAAAAGCCCACCTCCAAAGAATCATAGACAGACCTTAAGTTTGATTGGAACCTCTGTCACTCCATTAGTTAGACATCCTTATCCATTTATCACGGCGGCATCTTCTCGTCAACCAGTAAGAATTTGTATGTCATCACCCTTCCCGTATACCTCGACTACACATCGTCCGAGCCTTTGGGAGCgtctttttaaatcaataataccAAGATAG